The following proteins come from a genomic window of Nostoc sp. TCL26-01:
- a CDS encoding tetratricopeptide repeat-containing serine protease family protein produces the protein MKYYHAIAPTILGVSIALVQPQIAAALSSSEVAKVAKAITVLIDSKNGAGTGVIIKKEGDTYTVLTAQHVVATQAKYEIVTPDNQRYPLNYSTMRKLPGVDLALVQFTSNQTYTVAKIGNSDNSTEGTTAYVAGFPRATAAISNSIFNFIDGRITANASKPLKDGYALVYSNNTLPGMSGGPVLNENGELIGVHGRGDTAENYQVSDKNPDIIIKSGFNLGIPINTFLRLSSKTDVAVGVTVPKVPVNITPKADNFYIQAGDKYDKGDLRGAIADYTQAISLNPNYVNAYNDRGNARSELGDKKGAIADYNAAIKINPRYAKGFYNRGVAHAELGNNKQAIADYTEAIKIDPEYINAYNNRGISRGDLGDIKGAIADYTQAIKINPNYARAFYNRGVSRRQLDDKQGAIADYTEAVRIDPKYVNAYYNRGNARADLGDTKGAIADYTQAITIDPKYVNAYYNRGNILADLKDHQGAINDYTKAVNIDPKYVNAFYNRGISRRQLGDNQGAIADYTEAVRIDPKYVNAYYNRGNIRADLGDNEGAIADYSQTIQIDPKYANAYYNRGLSRRDLGDKRGAVADLQKAASLYLEKGQTQYYQDALALIKKLM, from the coding sequence ATGAAATACTATCATGCCATTGCACCAACCATCTTAGGAGTATCTATCGCTCTGGTACAACCACAAATTGCTGCTGCCTTGTCGTCATCGGAAGTGGCAAAAGTAGCAAAAGCAATTACAGTGCTAATTGATAGCAAAAATGGTGCGGGAACAGGTGTAATTATTAAAAAAGAGGGTGATACCTACACTGTTTTAACCGCCCAGCACGTAGTCGCAACTCAAGCTAAATATGAAATCGTTACCCCAGATAATCAGCGCTATCCACTCAACTACAGCACGATGAGAAAGTTACCTGGGGTTGATTTAGCTTTGGTACAGTTTACTAGCAACCAGACTTACACTGTAGCCAAGATTGGTAACTCTGATAATTCTACAGAAGGGACAACAGCTTATGTCGCAGGTTTCCCCAGGGCGACAGCCGCAATTTCTAATTCGATTTTTAACTTTATCGATGGACGAATTACGGCTAATGCCTCAAAACCCCTGAAAGATGGCTATGCTTTGGTGTATAGCAATAATACCCTGCCAGGGATGAGTGGGGGGCCAGTATTGAACGAAAACGGTGAACTGATCGGCGTGCATGGGAGAGGGGATACAGCAGAAAACTATCAAGTATCAGATAAAAATCCTGACATTATTATCAAATCAGGTTTTAATTTGGGTATTCCCATCAATACCTTTTTGCGGCTATCATCGAAAACTGATGTAGCAGTGGGCGTAACTGTACCTAAAGTCCCGGTAAATATCACACCGAAAGCCGACAACTTTTATATCCAGGCTGGGGATAAGTATGACAAAGGAGACTTGAGAGGAGCGATCGCCGATTATACTCAAGCAATTAGCCTCAATCCTAACTATGTCAATGCCTACAATGATAGGGGAAATGCTCGGAGTGAGTTGGGAGATAAAAAAGGAGCGATCGCTGATTATAACGCAGCCATCAAAATTAACCCCAGATATGCTAAAGGCTTTTATAATCGGGGGGTAGCTCATGCGGAATTGGGTAACAATAAGCAAGCGATCGCTGATTACACCGAAGCAATCAAAATTGATCCTGAATACATCAACGCTTACAACAACCGGGGGATTTCCCGTGGTGATTTAGGAGACATCAAAGGAGCGATCGCTGATTACACCCAAGCCATCAAAATTAATCCCAATTATGCCAGAGCTTTTTATAACCGAGGGGTTTCTCGCCGTCAGTTAGACGATAAGCAAGGAGCGATCGCTGACTACACCGAAGCAGTGAGAATTGATCCTAAATACGTCAATGCCTACTATAACAGGGGCAATGCTCGTGCTGATCTAGGTGACACCAAAGGAGCGATCGCAGATTACACCCAAGCCATAACCATTGATCCTAAATATGTCAATGCTTACTACAACCGGGGCAATATCCTCGCTGACTTGAAAGATCATCAAGGAGCAATCAACGACTATACCAAAGCCGTCAACATTGATCCCAAATACGTCAACGCCTTCTACAACCGGGGAATTTCTCGTCGTCAATTAGGAGACAATCAAGGAGCAATAGCAGATTATACCGAAGCTGTGAGGATTGATCCTAAATATGTCAACGCCTATTACAACCGAGGAAATATCCGCGCTGATTTGGGAGACAACGAAGGAGCGATCGCAGATTACAGTCAAACCATCCAGATTGATCCCAAGTACGCCAATGCTTACTACAACCGAGGCTTATCTCGTCGTGATTTGGGAGATAAACGCGGAGCAGTAGCAGACTTACAAAAAGCCGCTAGCCTTTATTTAGAAAAAGGTCAAACACAATATTATCAAGATGCCCTAGCTTTAATTAAAAAGCTGATGTAG
- a CDS encoding PIG-L deacetylase family protein, translated as MNTYLEANKFDRRTVLTVYAHADDEVLPAAGTLSLMSKTGWNVHCLILTDGSLSSSSMKGTRHQEAEEAGKIIGATYEFHALEECNFSTQAVIKVTEASIGRWQPDLIITHAPQPEKYGHRDHEVCAIAVSNVATRKNIPLWYSAPPVFLRGFEPNFFVDITSVIEEKIAAIGCYESESNKAFMQLDAILVLSRFWARELGQRNGYFEAFEISRQWVDAGFFAAIANSNKLYI; from the coding sequence ATGAACACTTATTTAGAGGCAAATAAATTTGATCGGAGAACTGTTTTAACAGTTTATGCTCATGCTGATGATGAAGTTCTACCTGCTGCTGGTACTCTGAGCTTAATGTCTAAGACAGGATGGAATGTTCACTGTTTAATATTGACTGATGGTAGTCTTTCTAGTTCGTCCATGAAGGGTACACGTCATCAAGAAGCAGAAGAAGCAGGTAAAATCATCGGTGCAACTTATGAGTTTCATGCACTTGAGGAGTGTAATTTCTCAACACAAGCAGTAATCAAAGTTACTGAAGCATCTATTGGACGTTGGCAACCCGATTTGATTATTACTCACGCACCACAACCGGAAAAATATGGGCATAGAGATCATGAAGTGTGTGCGATCGCAGTTTCTAATGTAGCCACTCGCAAAAACATCCCTCTGTGGTATTCAGCACCACCTGTTTTTTTGCGTGGTTTTGAACCCAACTTTTTTGTTGACATCACGTCTGTAATTGAGGAAAAAATTGCTGCTATTGGTTGTTATGAATCTGAGTCAAATAAAGCATTTATGCAACTAGATGCCATACTTGTTTTATCCCGATTTTGGGCTAGAGAATTAGGTCAGAGAAATGGCTATTTTGAAGCTTTTGAAATTTCTCGGCAATGGGTTGATGCTGGTTTTTTTGCGGCGATCGCCAATAGTAATAAGCTATATATTTAA
- a CDS encoding glycosyltransferase, with translation MTSVPISNSSANFSGNSRSFLKKRTLLFRYLAEINLIFGFWYLQWRITHSINFDALWISIPLLIAEIYSYFGGMMFVIGLWRPLVRQIKSLDQLTPPIPSSDWPTIDVFVTCYNEPPEIVEKTAKAALAMDYPPTKLRVFVLDDGNSAQIRTMTERLCIEDLQSPQLRLEAERIDAEHACLLERLKQLENLIPNTQAAEKWLQASSASEVNESATGFVQSLRSLILWLPPEHHTISDRLTTERNALEADIRQKELELVELARFRYIARPKPAGVPHHAKAGNLNYAIFSGETSGQFILTLDADHIPKPQFLKRVLPYFYTYNLFTGKYDQNQIAFVQTPQDFYNLPPGDPFGHRANLFYGPLQQGKDGMNAAFYTGTNAILRREALISVGLQHFADEFAKDEKRLNEFQLIGGLSSNSITEDMNTAMRLHGAGWKSIYHHELLAEGLAPDDLKSTLKQRLRWAQGTIQVLLRENPFTKPGLTFWQRLHYFKTMYSYFCGFSTLVFLCCPIIYFFTDIVPVKSYGADFAIHFFPIFIINRLTTMTATWGIPAGEVWRSEQYTICLFPLFIQAIFSVFFGGNLKFQVTPKLRQSGTYIQLVWPQLLIFTLTILGMLWSLYQFAIGNLNNPWLHLINGAWAIYNLSLLWAIISASVWQPLPAVQK, from the coding sequence ATGACTTCAGTTCCTATTAGTAATAGTTCAGCCAATTTTTCTGGTAACAGTCGCTCATTCTTGAAAAAAAGAACACTATTATTTCGCTATCTAGCAGAAATAAATTTAATTTTTGGTTTCTGGTATTTGCAATGGCGCATTACCCATTCGATTAATTTTGATGCGCTGTGGATTTCTATTCCTTTGCTAATAGCCGAAATTTATAGCTATTTTGGCGGCATGATGTTTGTAATTGGCTTGTGGCGGCCTTTAGTTCGACAGATTAAGTCTCTCGATCAGCTGACTCCACCGATACCAAGTTCAGACTGGCCAACAATAGATGTATTTGTGACGTGCTACAACGAGCCGCCCGAAATTGTCGAAAAAACTGCCAAAGCTGCTCTAGCAATGGATTACCCCCCGACAAAGTTGCGTGTTTTTGTCCTGGATGATGGTAATTCAGCCCAGATACGCACGATGACAGAAAGATTGTGTATTGAGGATTTGCAATCACCACAATTACGGCTAGAAGCAGAAAGGATTGATGCAGAACACGCTTGTTTATTAGAGCGCTTAAAGCAACTAGAAAATCTGATACCTAATACTCAAGCTGCTGAAAAATGGCTGCAAGCATCCTCAGCATCAGAAGTTAACGAGTCTGCTACTGGATTTGTGCAAAGTTTGCGATCGCTGATTCTGTGGCTACCTCCAGAACATCATACTATTAGCGATCGCCTCACGACTGAACGTAATGCCTTAGAAGCAGATATTCGTCAGAAAGAATTGGAACTAGTGGAACTTGCTCGTTTTCGCTATATTGCTCGTCCCAAACCAGCTGGTGTACCTCATCACGCTAAAGCAGGCAATCTCAATTACGCGATTTTTTCTGGAGAAACTTCTGGACAATTTATTCTGACCCTAGATGCTGACCATATTCCTAAGCCACAATTTCTCAAGCGAGTTCTGCCTTATTTCTACACCTATAATCTTTTCACAGGAAAATACGACCAGAATCAAATTGCTTTTGTCCAAACACCCCAGGATTTTTACAATCTTCCTCCAGGCGACCCGTTTGGACATCGAGCAAATTTATTTTATGGGCCACTCCAGCAAGGCAAAGATGGCATGAATGCCGCTTTTTATACGGGTACAAATGCCATTCTGCGGCGAGAAGCACTGATTAGTGTTGGACTACAACATTTTGCTGATGAGTTTGCCAAAGATGAAAAGCGTTTAAATGAATTTCAATTAATTGGTGGTCTATCCAGCAACAGTATCACAGAAGATATGAATACAGCAATGCGTCTGCATGGTGCTGGCTGGAAATCTATTTATCATCATGAACTTTTAGCAGAAGGTTTAGCACCAGATGACTTAAAATCTACCCTGAAACAGCGACTACGTTGGGCGCAAGGCACTATCCAAGTACTACTCAGAGAGAATCCATTCACAAAACCAGGGCTAACATTTTGGCAACGATTGCATTACTTTAAGACAATGTATAGCTATTTTTGTGGTTTTTCTACTCTGGTTTTTCTTTGTTGCCCCATCATCTATTTTTTCACAGATATCGTTCCAGTTAAAAGCTACGGGGCTGATTTTGCTATCCACTTTTTTCCCATTTTTATTATCAACCGTTTGACTACGATGACTGCTACTTGGGGCATTCCTGCTGGAGAAGTTTGGCGCTCTGAACAATACACAATCTGTTTATTCCCCTTATTCATTCAAGCCATATTCAGTGTATTTTTTGGGGGTAATCTCAAATTCCAAGTAACACCTAAGCTGAGGCAATCTGGAACATATATCCAACTTGTTTGGCCGCAACTACTTATTTTTACCCTGACTATTCTAGGAATGTTATGGAGCCTTTATCAATTTGCCATTGGCAATTTAAATAATCCCTGGCTTCACCTCATCAATGGTGCATGGGCTATCTATAACTTGTCACTTTTGTGGGCTATTATCAGTGCATCTGTTTGGCAGCCATTGCCAGCAGTGCAAAAATAA
- a CDS encoding STAS domain-containing protein, with protein MNSSVEILELSGILDGIRGNELRREVSSIVETGVQILLIDMQEVKFIDSSGLGALVSAMQMTRSANVKLFLCSINDQVRMLFELTKMDRIFQTFADRGDFHHQVMSIQ; from the coding sequence ATGAATTCGAGTGTTGAGATACTAGAATTATCGGGAATTTTAGATGGAATTAGAGGTAATGAACTGCGGCGCGAAGTTAGCAGCATTGTGGAAACCGGAGTGCAGATTTTACTAATCGATATGCAAGAAGTAAAATTTATCGATAGTTCTGGCTTAGGTGCTTTAGTATCGGCAATGCAAATGACAAGAAGTGCTAATGTCAAACTTTTTCTCTGTTCTATCAATGATCAAGTGAGAATGTTGTTTGAACTAACTAAAATGGATAGAATATTTCAAACTTTTGCTGACCGAGGTGACTTCCATCATCAAGTTATGTCAATTCAATAA
- a CDS encoding tetratricopeptide repeat-containing serine protease family protein — translation MMKFYGELAPVIFGVSIALIQPQIAVALSSSEVAKIAKAITVLINYQEGSGTGVIIKKEGDIYTVLTAAHVVATQAKYELVTPDGQRYPLNYSTVKKLPDVDLAVVQFTSSQNYPVAKIGNSDESPEGTTAYVAGFPKTGFFNTVYNFVPGQITANASKPQRDGYALAYNNLTLPGMSGGPVLNDKGELIGIHGRGEEANYETSTINPTVAQLKSGFNLGIPINTFLRLSAQSGVDVGIRPPSSSLATAPKADDFFIQGKDKSDKNNFQGAIADYTQAIRLNPNYANAYAHRGIAYFLSGDKKRAIEDANQAIKIDPKSADGYLFRASVHYSLGNKKEVLEDFTQYIKINPNDANVYYVRGLVRSDLGDKKGAIEDYNQALKINPNDANYIKRSNGRRELGDKKGAIEDYNQALKINPRNTNAYFYRGYVRYGLGDEQGAIEDYSQAIKINPNYALAYGIRAVVRRDLGDKQGAIADLQKAASLFLEQGDTNAYQKALEAIRKLQ, via the coding sequence ATGATGAAATTTTATGGTGAACTTGCACCAGTAATTTTTGGGGTATCAATTGCTCTGATACAACCACAAATTGCTGTAGCATTATCTTCATCAGAAGTAGCCAAGATTGCGAAAGCAATTACGGTACTAATTAATTATCAAGAAGGTTCTGGGACTGGGGTAATTATTAAAAAAGAGGGTGATATTTACACTGTTTTGACTGCTGCTCATGTAGTCGCAACTCAAGCTAAATATGAACTTGTCACCCCAGATGGACAACGTTATCCACTCAACTACAGCACTGTTAAAAAACTGCCAGATGTAGATTTAGCAGTTGTCCAGTTTACCAGCAGTCAAAATTACCCTGTTGCCAAGATAGGTAACTCCGACGAATCTCCAGAAGGAACAACCGCTTATGTAGCTGGCTTCCCCAAAACAGGATTTTTCAACACGGTTTACAATTTTGTTCCTGGGCAAATTACGGCAAATGCCTCCAAACCCCAGCGTGATGGATATGCTTTAGCTTACAACAATCTGACCCTACCAGGGATGAGTGGTGGCCCGGTGTTGAATGACAAAGGTGAACTGATCGGAATTCATGGTCGAGGAGAGGAAGCAAACTACGAAACATCGACAATCAATCCTACAGTTGCCCAGTTAAAATCAGGTTTTAATTTAGGGATTCCCATTAATACTTTTTTGAGACTATCAGCCCAATCTGGGGTCGATGTGGGTATTCGTCCTCCTAGTTCTTCCTTAGCTACAGCACCGAAAGCCGACGACTTCTTCATTCAAGGTAAAGATAAATCTGATAAAAACAATTTTCAAGGAGCTATTGCTGACTATACTCAAGCAATTCGTCTCAATCCCAATTATGCTAATGCCTACGCCCATAGGGGAATTGCCTACTTCCTTTCAGGAGACAAAAAAAGGGCAATTGAGGATGCTAACCAAGCTATAAAGATTGATCCTAAGTCTGCTGATGGTTATTTATTCAGGGCCTCTGTGCATTATAGCTTGGGAAATAAGAAAGAAGTCCTTGAAGATTTTACCCAATATATCAAGATTAATCCCAACGATGCCAATGTCTATTACGTTAGAGGATTAGTTCGCAGCGACTTGGGAGATAAAAAAGGAGCAATTGAAGATTACAATCAAGCTCTCAAGATTAATCCCAACGATGCCAATTATATCAAGCGGAGCAATGGGCGCAGAGAGTTGGGAGATAAAAAAGGAGCAATTGAAGATTATAATCAAGCTCTCAAAATTAATCCCAGAAATACTAATGCCTATTTTTATAGGGGATATGTCCGCTATGGCTTGGGAGATGAACAAGGAGCAATTGAAGATTATAGCCAAGCAATTAAGATTAATCCTAACTATGCCTTAGCTTATGGCATTCGAGCTGTTGTCCGTAGAGACTTGGGAGATAAACAAGGAGCAATAGCCGATTTACAAAAAGCAGCTAGTCTCTTTCTAGAACAAGGAGACACAAATGCGTACCAAAAAGCGCTGGAAGCTATTAGAAAGCTTCAGTAG